One Argiope bruennichi chromosome 5, qqArgBrue1.1, whole genome shotgun sequence DNA segment encodes these proteins:
- the LOC129968169 gene encoding degenerin mec-10-like has protein sequence MTRTTLFMSERRSLQSCTAEFGGEIDQDTQKEFQFYMIYSTLSKEVRKEIGSQGDEFIKHCSFNGKACSVKTFVESQSLRYGNCFTFNQGSRNKTSPLIVSETEYWSGLEVTLELKYDEYMLFSDTVGARVHIHDPNEPPSPDNYGIDISSGFETSVAIMQTHEIRLASPYRDHCVNYSDEDPYRHSQSWCTRYCIQRINYMKCGCADPTLTSTTIFKTCNLTNRNESCCLNEVLDRILKDKLACDCPLPCSTTYYGEKVSVARWPSKSLDFNGNLTKRNYLEDIKRMRKSQAKLRVFYSTLIRKIYEQKPRYQDSEIYSHLGGELGMWLGLTLMVIFEIIETSLYLIKYFIRFRANRKVKKLAICD, from the coding sequence ATGACTCGAACAACACTCTTCATGTCTGAAAGGCGGAGCCTCCAATCCTGTACGGCCGAATTTGGTGGCGAAATCGACCAAGACACCCAAAAGGAATTTCAATTCTACATGATATATTCAACTTTAAGTAAAGAAGTTCGGAAAGAAATAGGTTCCCAGGGTGACGAATTCATTAAACACTGTTCTTTTAATGGAAAAGCATgttctgtaaaaacatttgtGGAATCCCAAAGTCTTCGTTATGGTAATTGTTTCACTTTCAACCAAGGTAGCAGAAATAAGACATCCCCATTGATTGTGTCTGAAACTGAATACTGGAGTGGATTGGAGGTAACCCTTGAGCTAAAATATGATGAATACATGCTGTTCTCTGATACCGTTGGGGCAAGAGTTCACATCCATGATCCGAATGAACCCCCCAGCCCTGACAATTATGGAATTGACATTAGCTCAGGTTTCGAGACTTCAGTAGCAATTATGCAAACTCACGAAATTCGACTAGCTTCTCCTTACAGAGATCACTGTGTTAATTACAGTGACGAAGACCCGTACCGTCACAGTCAAAGCTGGTGCACGAGATATTGCATTCAAAGGATTAATTACATGAAGTGTGGATGTGCTGATCCAACCCTGACATCAACCACCATTTTCAAGACTTGCAATTTGACAAACCGAAATGAAAGTTGTTGTCTGAACGAAGTTTTGGATCGTATTTTGAAAGACAAATTAGCTTGCGATTGCCCCCTGCCATGCAGCACAACTTATTATGGGGAAAAAGTGTCAGTGGCTAGATGGCCTTCCAAATCTCTTGACTTCAACGGAAACTTAACAAAACGCAATTATTTGGAAGATATTAAACGAATGCGAAAAAGTCAAGCGAAACTTAGAGTATTCTATTCAACTTTGATTCGGAAAATATACGAACAAAAACCAAGATACCAGGATTCAGAAATATACAGTCACTTAGGAGGTGAGTTAGGTATGTGGCTAGGCTTAACTCTAATGGTAATATTCGAGATTATTGAAACGagtttatatttgataaagtatttTATCAGATTTCGAGCAAACCGCAAGGTAAAAAAATTGGCCATTTGTGACTAG